One Serratia liquefaciens genomic window, GATATCCGCTGCGGTCAGGTTCGCTTCCTTCAATGCCGCCTGAATCAACGGCACGGTTTTGCGCACGTGATCGCGGGAGGCCAGCTCCGGTACCACGCCGCCGTAGTCGGCATGCAGCTTCACCTGGCTGTACAATTGGTTGGCTAATAAACCGGCCTGATCGTCATACACTGCAATTCCGGTTTCATCGCAGGAGGTTTCTATGCCCAGTACTCGCATTACATTTCCCATCATTCACGTGCGGCCGCCAGTTTAGCACAATCGAGCCGGTTTACCGCCAGCGTGGCGCACGCTTGTCACCATTATTGGGCTATGTTGATGATTACAGCCACAAATGCCGATTTGATTAAAAACGAGCATTTTTTTCTGATTAGTCTATAATCAGCGCCCGATGCAAAATTGCGCATGTTTTACCAGGGTGGCCGCAGGTTTCAATTTGCTGTGGTGCTTTACAAAGCAGCATCCGTTGAAGTAAAATTCCGCACCATTTTGAAATTGCTGGCGCTTGGCCAGCAGCAAACCGAATTTTATTGAGGTGAGAGGCACATGCCTGTAATTAAAGTACGTGAAAACGAGCCATTTGACGTTGCTCTGCGTCGTTTCAAACGCTCTTGCGAAAAAGCGGGCGTTCTGGCTGAAGTTCGTCGTCGTGAGTTCTATGAAAAACCGACTACCGAACGTAAGCGCGCTAAAGCTTCTGCTGTGAAACGTCACGCGAAGAAACTGGCTCGCGAAAACGCACGCCGCACTCGTCTGTATTAATTCTTCGGGGGTAACCCCGCCGCGTGAATTTCTGATTTTAAAAATCGCGCAGACCGAGTAGTTGCATACGAAGGCCGTGCTTTCCGAAAGGAATGCGCGGCTTGTTCTCGTTTATAGGCTAGTAAAGTAAGGGCTTATGGCTGGACGAATTCCGCGCGTATTTATCAATGACTTGCTGGCTCGCACCGACATCGTCGATCTGATCGATGCCCGGGTAAAGCTCAAAAAGCAGGGCAAGAACTATCACGCGTGCTGTCCGTTCCACCACGAAAAAACGCCTTCATTTACGGTTAATGGCGAAAAGCAGTTTTACCACTGTTTTGGTTGTGGTGCGCACGGTAACGCCGTCGACTTTCTGATGAATTACGACAGGCTCGAGTTTGTCGAAACCATCGAAGAGCTGGCAACCATGCACGGACTGGAAGTGCCTTACGAGGCGGGTTCCGGGCCGACGCAAATCGAACGCCATCAGCGTCAAAGCCTGTATCAACTGATGGAACAGCTCAGCGCGTTCTATCAACAGTCACTGCATCAGTCCTCCGGCACGCCGGCACGCAATTATCTGCAACAGCGCGGACTGAGTGACGATGTTATCCGCCATTTCGCCATCGGCTTTGCACCTGCCGGTTGGGATAACGCCTTAAAGCGTTTTGGTCGCGACGCCGAGTCACGCCTGGCATTGAACGATGCAGGCATGCTGGTGACTAACGATCAAGGACGCTCGTACGATCGTTTCCGTGAGCGCGTAATGTTCCCTATCCGCGACAAGCGCGGGCGAGTAATCGCCTTTGGCGGACGTGTGTTGGGTGACGGCATGCCGAAATACCTGAACTCACCGGAAACCGAAGTCTTCCACAAGGGTCGTCAGTTGTACGGCCTGTATGAAGCGCAACAGAGCCACCCTACCCCGCAGCGCTTGCTGGTAGTGGAAGGCTATATGGACGTGGTGGCGCTGGCGCAATACGGCATCGATTATGCCGTCGCCTCGCTTGGCACCTCGACAACGGCCGAACATATTCAGCTGCTGTTCCGCGCCACCGACAACGTCGTCTGTTGCTATGACGGTGACAGAGCCGGTCGCGAAGCGGCCTGGCGCGCACTGGAAACCGCGCTGCCCTATCTCAATGACGGGCGTCAGCTGCGGTTTATGTTTTTGCCCGACGGCGAAGACCCGGACACATTGGTACGCAAAGAAGGCAAAGAGGCC contains:
- the dnaG gene encoding DNA primase; translation: MAGRIPRVFINDLLARTDIVDLIDARVKLKKQGKNYHACCPFHHEKTPSFTVNGEKQFYHCFGCGAHGNAVDFLMNYDRLEFVETIEELATMHGLEVPYEAGSGPTQIERHQRQSLYQLMEQLSAFYQQSLHQSSGTPARNYLQQRGLSDDVIRHFAIGFAPAGWDNALKRFGRDAESRLALNDAGMLVTNDQGRSYDRFRERVMFPIRDKRGRVIAFGGRVLGDGMPKYLNSPETEVFHKGRQLYGLYEAQQSHPTPQRLLVVEGYMDVVALAQYGIDYAVASLGTSTTAEHIQLLFRATDNVVCCYDGDRAGREAAWRALETALPYLNDGRQLRFMFLPDGEDPDTLVRKEGKEAFEQRMELAQPLSTFLFETLMPQVDLSSPDGRAKLSTLALPLITQVPGETLRLYLRQQLGSKLGLLDDSQLDKLMPKQAENANTYQAPQLKRTTMRILIGLLVQNPQLATLIPSLEGLEQTKQAGLPLFVELVQTCLAQPGLTTGQLLEQYRDNKLSQQLETLATWNHMIVEDMVEQTFLDTLASLYDSVLEQRLETLIAQARTHGLSPEEREEVRSLNQVLAKKN
- the rpsU gene encoding 30S ribosomal protein S21 — its product is MPVIKVRENEPFDVALRRFKRSCEKAGVLAEVRRREFYEKPTTERKRAKASAVKRHAKKLARENARRTRLY